The following coding sequences are from one Heliangelus exortis unplaced genomic scaffold, bHelExo1.hap1 Scaffold_80, whole genome shotgun sequence window:
- the LOC139791008 gene encoding LOW QUALITY PROTEIN: beta-1,3-galactosyltransferase 1-like (The sequence of the model RefSeq protein was modified relative to this genomic sequence to represent the inferred CDS: inserted 1 base in 1 codon) — translation MRSRSWGVGVVGQEVCGWGGAEAASPRGDLGCSHPHPEHCSQGQLSGNWEGVGPAGGGDAVPALPLPALPGGRGSAGALGPPPPPTPTPPSSPHPPSPPRHPLQPPYPHPYRFLLNQPHKCRGQVPFLVLLVATEPGDTAGRDAVRRTWGHHDSVPGVSVLRLFLVGIHPVFGEELRRVLEEENTLHQDIIQQDFLDTYNNLTLKTLMGLEWVAKHCPQATYVVKADTDIFLNLRFLLHRFLLPPKANFTTGHVYRATGPIRSPRAKWFVPKEVYPGATYPPYCAGPAYVLSGDLVPRIYAVAQTLPLVNMEDSFVGICLQALGVGVTSSPPGLFNTGRLEYDKCRFSRLVMVHRFXPRELLSIWKHFQEANVTCPTL, via the exons ATGAGAAGCAGGagttggggggtgggggttgtgGGGCAGGAAGTTTGTGGATGGGGTGGGGCAGAGGCTGCGTCACCACGCGGGGACTTGGGCTGCAGCCACCCCCACCCAGAGCACTGCAGCCAGGGGCAGCTGAGTggcaactgggaggga GTTGGTCCCGCAGGTGGTGGCGATGCCGTCCCGGCGCTTCCTCTTCCCGCCCTTCCTGGTGGCcgtggctctgctggggctctgggtCCTccgcccccccccacccccacccccccgtcctccccccaccccccctccccccctcggcaccccctgcagcccccctaCCCCCACCCATACCGCTTCCTCCTCAACCAACCCCACAAATGCCGGGGCCAGGTGCCTTTCCTGGTGCTGTTGGTGGCGACGGAGCCCGGGGACACCGCGGGGCGCGACGCCGTCCGGAGGACCTGGGGCCACCACGACTCCGTCCCGGGGGTCTCCGTCCTCCGCCTCTTCCTGGTGGGGATCCACCCGGTGTTtggggaggagctgaggagggtgctggaggaggagaacaCCCTGCACCAGGACATCATCCAGCAGGACTTCCTGGACACCTACAACAACTTGACCCTGAAGACCCTGATGGGGTTGGAGTGGGTGGCCAAGCACTGTCCCCAGGCCACCTACGTGGTCAAGGCCGACACCGACATCTTCCTCAACCTCCGCTTCCTCCTGCACCGGTTCCTCCTGCCCCCCAAGGCCAACTTCACCACGGGCCACGTCTACCGGGCCACGGGGCCCATCCGCTCCCCGAGAGCCAAGTGGTTTGTCCCCAAGGAAGTTTATCCCGGGGCCACCTACCCGCCCTACTGCGCCGGCCCCGCCTACGTCCTCTCCGGGGATTTGGTGCCCAGGATCTACGCGGTGGCCCAGACCCTGCCCCTCGTCAACATGGAGGATTCCTTCGTGGGGATTTGTCTGCAGGCCCTGGGGGTGGGCGTCACCTCCAGCCCCCCCGGGCTCTTCAACACCGGGAGGTTGGAGTACGACAAATGCCGCTTCTCCCGCTTGGTCATGGTTCACCGCT CCCCCCGAGAGCTCCTCAGCATCTGGAAACACTTCCAGGAGGCCAATGTCACCTGCCCGACACTTTAG